A genomic window from Glycine soja cultivar W05 chromosome 10, ASM419377v2, whole genome shotgun sequence includes:
- the LOC114370286 gene encoding uncharacterized protein LOC114370286, whose protein sequence is MIDRGKTSVAVVYSDGNREINVGTVVVDPTLNFKSLVTLLSQRIGISPHQLSVYLASVGTDRKIPVTSKLNLAAVRRDGAAHFFFVKRSKRNKKANGSGNGKDAMKKNYPRPPPEKVMLLRRADAGAPPFMPPVLNRAQYERRLMNLHIERQSYLMNMSLGVNGGRESPNNSAAVTAAFPAVCDECLKAKVSGNNRDFHPCVNDAVIVGFRSREGPITRPVKNADKAGT, encoded by the coding sequence atgatcgATAGAGGGAAAACGTCGGTCGCCGTCGTGTACTCCGACGGAAACCGCGAGATCAATGTCGGCACGGTCGTGGTGGACCCCACGCTCAACTTTAAGAGCCTCGTCACGCTCCTCAGCCAGCGGATCGGGATCTCGCCGCACCAGTTATCCGTCTACCTCGCCTCCGTCGGCACCGACCGCAAGATTCCGGTCACGTCCAAGCTCAACCTCGCCGCCGTGCGCCGCGACGGCGCCGCGCACTTCTTCTTCGTGAAGCGCTCCAAGCGCAACAAGAAGGCGAACGGAAGCGGAAACGGAAAGGACGCCATGAAGAAGAATTACCCTCGTCCTCCGCCGGAGAAGGTCATGCTCCTCCGCCGTGCCGATGCCGGAGCTCCGCCTTTCATGCCGCCGGTTCTGAATCGGGCACAGTACGAGCGAAGGCTGATGAATCTGCACATCGAGAGACAGTCTTATCTGATGAATATGAGCCTCGGAGTCAACGGCGGAAGAGAATCACCGAATAACTCCGCCGCCGTCACCGCCGCCTTCCCCGCCGTGTGCGATGAATGTTTAAAGGCAAAAGTCAGCGGAAATAACCGCGATTTTCATCCATGCGTGAACGACGCAGTTATTGTAGGGTTCCGGTCACGGGAGGGACCGATTACACGGCCGGTGAAGAACGCCGACAAAGCCGGCACCTGA